The following are from one region of the bacterium genome:
- a CDS encoding creatininase family protein: MPAGPVRGETDVEIRYELMRPQDIVAARRRAPIAYLPIGPMEWHGPHMAVGMDMLHAHTMALEAARKAGGVVLPPLPLGTETYTDAERLRHRGFSGTERIYGMDYPGFALPSLYIEESAFALIVREVVRGLKRQEFKVIALVNGHGAQNHRNTLTRVATETTEPGRATVLLAGYLYDGRYREHAAIGETSYLLAYHPEAIDLAALPALPEPLGYRDFGILDRQTVVGEPTPDFTVAAEHDPRRATAERGRDDVAYESDQIARRVSEALAALERT, translated from the coding sequence ATGCCGGCTGGTCCCGTCAGGGGGGAGACGGACGTGGAGATCCGCTACGAACTGATGCGGCCGCAGGACATCGTCGCCGCGCGCCGGCGGGCGCCGATCGCCTACCTGCCGATCGGCCCGATGGAGTGGCACGGGCCGCACATGGCCGTCGGTATGGACATGCTGCACGCGCACACGATGGCGCTCGAGGCGGCGCGCAAGGCCGGCGGGGTCGTCCTGCCGCCGCTGCCGCTCGGCACCGAGACCTATACGGACGCGGAGCGCCTCCGGCACCGCGGCTTCAGCGGGACCGAGCGCATCTACGGGATGGACTATCCGGGCTTCGCGCTGCCGAGCCTGTACATCGAGGAGAGCGCGTTCGCGCTGATCGTGCGCGAGGTGGTCCGCGGGCTGAAGCGCCAGGAGTTCAAGGTGATCGCGCTCGTGAACGGCCACGGCGCCCAGAACCACCGGAACACGCTCACGCGCGTGGCGACGGAAACGACGGAGCCGGGCCGCGCGACCGTCCTGCTCGCGGGGTACCTCTACGACGGTCGGTACCGCGAGCACGCGGCGATCGGCGAGACGTCGTACCTGCTCGCGTACCATCCCGAGGCCATCGACCTCGCGGCGCTGCCCGCGCTGCCGGAGCCGCTCGGGTACCGGGACTTCGGCATCCTCGATCGCCAGACCGTCGTCGGCGAGCCCACCCCGGACTTTACCGTGGCCGCGGAACACGATCCGCGCCGGGCCACCGCCGAACGGGGCCGCGACGACGTGGCCTACGAGTCCGATCAGATCGCCCGGAGGGTCAGCGAGGCGCTCGCCGCGCTCGAGCGGACGTAG
- a CDS encoding sugar ABC transporter permease: MGMKWAVLGSGRFYFWLMTVPAVLYVVVWRLAPAVYTLWLGLHTYNIVYDNAPRWNHLANFVQIARDGALRQSLGLSAKFGLIATAAEVLIGLAAAMFFDTDPPGRNLLLGVFLLPMIMAPVVVGTAWGTLFDRTVGYIPYVLHLLHVPQPDWMATPGTAMFALLVADAWEWTPLVTLLLFASLQAIPREHFEAARVDGASGWQLFRRIILPQVTGMVLVAAGLRLMDAFLELDKVFVMTGGGPGSSTQFVSMFVYKQAFQFYELGYASAVITVLLAVLGAAYWLYLRSYYRALGAANL, from the coding sequence ATGGGAATGAAGTGGGCGGTCCTCGGCAGCGGGCGGTTCTATTTCTGGTTGATGACGGTGCCCGCCGTGCTCTACGTGGTCGTGTGGCGGCTGGCCCCCGCGGTCTACACGTTGTGGCTCGGCCTGCACACGTACAACATCGTGTACGACAACGCGCCGCGCTGGAACCATCTGGCGAACTTCGTCCAGATCGCGCGCGACGGCGCGCTCCGCCAGTCGCTGGGACTCTCCGCGAAATTCGGCCTCATCGCCACGGCCGCCGAGGTGCTGATCGGACTCGCCGCGGCGATGTTCTTCGACACCGACCCGCCGGGACGGAACCTGCTGCTCGGCGTCTTCCTGCTGCCGATGATCATGGCGCCCGTCGTGGTCGGCACGGCCTGGGGCACGTTGTTCGACCGGACGGTCGGCTACATCCCCTACGTCCTGCACCTGCTGCACGTCCCGCAGCCGGATTGGATGGCGACGCCGGGGACGGCGATGTTCGCCCTGCTGGTCGCGGACGCGTGGGAGTGGACGCCGCTTGTGACGCTCCTGCTGTTCGCGTCGCTGCAGGCCATCCCGCGCGAGCACTTCGAGGCCGCGCGCGTGGACGGCGCCTCGGGATGGCAGCTGTTCCGCCGGATCATCCTCCCGCAGGTCACGGGCATGGTGCTCGTCGCCGCCGGCCTTCGCCTCATGGACGCGTTTCTCGAACTCGACAAGGTGTTCGTCATGACCGGCGGCGGCCCGGGCTCGTCGACACAGTTCGTGAGCATGTTCGTGTACAAGCAGGCGTTCCAGTTCTACGAGCTGGGATACGCGTCGGCCGTGATCACGGTGCTCCTGGCCGTCCTCGGCGCCGCCTACTGGCTCTATCTGCGCAGCTACTACCGGGCCCTCGGGGCGGCGAACCTGTAA
- a CDS encoding ABC transporter substrate-binding protein produces MANGGTRTEADPRGLTRRRLLALTAGAAAGAALPAGGLFDRRVLAAAEKRGGTLTVGVNTDLVSLDPNDIVFANVPMFFQVYNYLVKYTTTLQARPDLAEFWDAAKDGMSVVFRLRDGVRTHSGGTFGADALIANFRRTKDKATGGGLFSRLGDWEAADRLDARTVRFRFAHPHPDYLAQIARWGMVDPASFATVRNKGGGTGPFRVQEWVPGDHVTFARFDGYWQQGLPLLDRVVCRVFSDPQALENAFQAGTVDVAHTIVNKDVARLRQAGFQIAPAPVPNEYYVLVINTRKPPLDNIKVRQAIQLLVDRATVVRTVLGGVGRPVAQMVTPASPGYDPKLDAEYGYNPAKAKQILASAGIGRGVRLNFLTSTSTPELPQIAQIIQADLRQAGLDANITIHEPAQYFPPYFAGNFDLSLSFLTLATIDPTDFTISSAFRTDGTNPAWIQTGPPREYVDGLLGLNTTFDMRERWTRLRAVIRYILDQAWAVPVALRLPTYGLAKPVAGFDVDPQMLIQLKGTWLNR; encoded by the coding sequence ATGGCGAACGGAGGCACACGCACCGAAGCCGATCCGCGCGGCCTGACCCGGCGGCGGCTGCTCGCGCTCACCGCGGGGGCCGCGGCGGGCGCGGCGCTGCCGGCCGGCGGCCTGTTCGACCGCCGCGTGCTGGCGGCCGCGGAGAAGCGCGGCGGAACCCTGACCGTCGGCGTGAACACCGATCTCGTGTCGCTCGATCCCAACGACATCGTGTTCGCCAACGTGCCGATGTTCTTCCAGGTCTACAACTACTTGGTCAAGTACACCACGACGCTGCAGGCCCGTCCGGACCTCGCCGAGTTCTGGGACGCGGCGAAGGACGGCATGAGCGTCGTGTTCCGCCTCCGCGACGGGGTGCGGACGCATTCCGGCGGCACCTTCGGCGCCGACGCGCTGATCGCCAATTTCCGCCGCACCAAAGACAAGGCCACCGGCGGGGGACTGTTCAGCCGCCTCGGCGACTGGGAAGCCGCCGACCGGCTCGACGCGAGAACGGTGCGGTTCCGGTTCGCCCATCCGCATCCCGACTACCTGGCCCAGATCGCCCGGTGGGGCATGGTGGACCCGGCGTCGTTCGCGACCGTGCGGAACAAGGGCGGCGGGACCGGACCCTTCCGCGTGCAGGAGTGGGTGCCGGGCGACCACGTCACCTTCGCCCGCTTCGACGGCTACTGGCAGCAGGGGCTGCCGCTGCTCGACCGCGTGGTCTGCCGCGTGTTTTCGGATCCGCAGGCGCTCGAGAACGCCTTCCAGGCCGGGACGGTCGACGTCGCGCACACGATCGTCAACAAGGACGTCGCGCGCCTCAGGCAGGCCGGGTTCCAGATCGCGCCCGCGCCGGTGCCGAACGAGTACTACGTGCTCGTCATCAACACGCGCAAGCCGCCGCTCGACAACATCAAGGTCCGTCAGGCGATCCAGCTCCTGGTGGACCGCGCTACGGTGGTGCGCACGGTGCTCGGCGGCGTCGGCCGGCCGGTCGCGCAGATGGTGACGCCCGCCTCGCCGGGCTACGATCCGAAGCTGGACGCCGAGTACGGGTACAATCCGGCGAAGGCGAAGCAGATCCTCGCGTCCGCGGGCATCGGCCGCGGCGTGCGGCTGAACTTCCTCACGTCTACGAGCACCCCGGAGCTGCCGCAGATCGCGCAGATCATCCAGGCGGATCTCCGGCAGGCCGGCCTCGACGCGAACATCACGATCCACGAGCCGGCCCAGTACTTTCCGCCCTACTTCGCCGGCAACTTCGATCTCAGCCTCTCGTTCCTCACGCTGGCGACCATCGATCCGACGGACTTCACCATCAGTTCGGCGTTCCGCACGGACGGGACGAACCCGGCGTGGATCCAGACCGGGCCGCCGCGCGAATACGTCGACGGCCTGCTCGGCCTCAACACGACCTTCGACATGCGGGAGCGGTGGACGCGGCTGCGCGCGGTGATCCGCTACATCCTGGATCAGGCGTGGGCCGTGCCGGTGGCGCTGCGGCTCCCCACCTACGGCCTCGCGAAGCCGGTGGCCGGGTTCGACGTCGATCCGCAGATGCTGATCCAGCTGAAGGGGACCTGGCTGAACCGCTAG
- a CDS encoding carbohydrate ABC transporter permease, with translation MDARELAPREGEADVLLRPAARARARVRDRSAAAARRARWQIAGIIALLAWTLPPFLYLVMLSIKPERILIDRSALFFVPTFERYTDFVASGLAGPIWTSLITSTLGALGTVVLAGLAAMTFRFLDFKAKTVLFLLILLPRMFPPVTTLIPIQLTLKAMGLIDTKTALVILFIGFEIPLAMWVLHTFLADVPRELAESAALDGASLPAIVLKILLPLAGPGLLAAFILAFIFNWNEFLFPLIVTSFNARTGSVAIMSFTAGYKKLQWGALATLGVIMTIPVVLFVLAFRQSLVRGFTAGALKG, from the coding sequence ATGGACGCGCGCGAGCTGGCCCCGCGCGAAGGCGAAGCGGACGTGCTGCTCCGGCCGGCGGCCCGCGCGCGTGCGCGCGTCCGCGACCGCTCGGCGGCCGCCGCCCGCCGCGCCCGCTGGCAGATCGCGGGCATCATCGCGCTGCTGGCCTGGACGCTGCCGCCGTTTCTCTACCTCGTCATGCTGTCCATCAAGCCCGAGCGGATTCTGATCGACCGGTCGGCGCTGTTCTTCGTCCCGACGTTCGAACGGTACACCGACTTTGTCGCGAGCGGCCTGGCGGGGCCGATTTGGACGAGTCTGATCACGTCCACGCTGGGCGCCCTCGGCACCGTCGTGCTGGCCGGCCTCGCGGCAATGACGTTTCGGTTCCTGGATTTCAAGGCCAAGACGGTGCTCTTTCTGCTGATCCTGCTGCCGCGGATGTTCCCGCCCGTGACGACGCTGATTCCCATTCAGCTGACGCTGAAGGCGATGGGCCTCATCGATACCAAGACCGCGCTCGTCATCCTGTTCATCGGGTTCGAGATCCCGCTGGCGATGTGGGTGCTGCACACCTTCCTCGCGGACGTGCCGCGGGAGCTCGCCGAAAGCGCGGCGCTGGACGGCGCTTCGCTCCCGGCGATCGTGCTGAAGATCCTGTTGCCGCTGGCCGGCCCCGGACTGCTCGCCGCCTTCATCCTCGCCTTCATCTTCAACTGGAACGAATTTCTATTTCCCTTGATCGTGACGAGCTTCAACGCGCGCACCGGCTCCGTGGCGATCATGAGCTTCACCGCCGGCTACAAGAAGCTGCAGTGGGGCGCGCTGGCCACGCTCGGCGTGATCATGACGATCCCCGTGGTGCTGTTCGTGCTGGCGTTCCGGCAGTCGCTGGTCCGCGGCTTCACCGCGGGCGCGCTCAAAGGCTGA